One genomic segment of Streptomyces caniferus includes these proteins:
- a CDS encoding (2Fe-2S)-binding protein codes for MTRAPAAPPAVHPLAEAYARLYAAFPGLRVTLWDTAPPSGDGWVCAAGLAAGGESLEAFLSWDDAQIVRDYGQRARPDVVASFALHRYAWPACLLITIPWFLHRRVPRLPVQDVSFQRELGRMAVRISAFSCLPDDPAAELPGARVVPDEEALRTEVRAAVAQHLEPVLHGFRTRMRRGPRALWGMAADEIVEGLWYVGHLLGEEQRAVAALERLLPGATAPYMGSAGFRELTGPRGEPLATRDRASCCMFYTLRPEDTCLTCPRTPDEARIKRLTATA; via the coding sequence ATGACTCGTGCCCCCGCCGCTCCGCCTGCCGTCCACCCCCTCGCCGAGGCCTACGCCCGGCTCTACGCGGCCTTCCCCGGCCTGCGGGTCACCCTGTGGGACACCGCCCCGCCCAGCGGCGACGGCTGGGTCTGCGCGGCCGGGCTCGCGGCCGGCGGCGAGAGCCTGGAAGCCTTCCTCTCCTGGGACGACGCCCAGATCGTGCGGGATTACGGACAGCGCGCCCGGCCGGACGTCGTCGCGAGCTTCGCGCTGCACCGCTACGCCTGGCCCGCCTGCCTGCTGATCACCATCCCCTGGTTCCTGCACCGCCGGGTCCCGCGGCTGCCCGTGCAGGACGTCTCCTTCCAGCGCGAGCTGGGCCGGATGGCGGTGCGGATCAGCGCCTTCAGCTGCCTGCCGGACGATCCGGCAGCCGAGCTGCCCGGCGCCCGGGTGGTACCGGACGAAGAGGCGCTGCGGACGGAGGTGCGGGCGGCGGTGGCCCAGCACCTCGAGCCCGTGCTCCACGGTTTCCGTACCCGGATGCGGCGCGGACCGCGGGCCTTGTGGGGCATGGCGGCCGACGAGATCGTCGAGGGCCTCTGGTACGTCGGGCACCTGCTGGGCGAGGAACAGCGCGCGGTGGCCGCACTGGAGCGGCTGCTGCCGGGCGCCACCGCTCCGTACATGGGAAGCGCGGGCTTCCGCGAGCTGACCGGACCGCGCGGCGAGCCACTGGCGACCCGGGACCGCGCCAGCTGCTGCATGTTCTACACACTGCGCCCCGAGGACACCTGCCTCACCTGCCCCCGCACCCCCGACGAAGCCCGCATCAAACGCCTCACCGCCACCGCCTGA
- a CDS encoding GntR family transcriptional regulator: MVLETSGGTVREQGTAEQDPHARAWVPGQAGSAVPRRHSVRGQVLAALRHALVGGELTPGEVYSAPGLAERYGVSATPVREAMQQLAGEGAVEVVPNRGFRVAERSSRDLAELAEVRAMLEVPAVVRLARALPPERFEALRPLAEAGVAAAARGDRVGYAEADYSFHDALMSLTGNRRLTEVTGDLLRRAQWPPADGPRRRTAELLADASEHTALLDALVAQEYAVAERIAREHVSVARHPH; encoded by the coding sequence ATGGTGCTGGAGACGTCAGGAGGAACCGTGAGGGAACAGGGCACAGCGGAACAGGACCCGCACGCCCGGGCCTGGGTGCCCGGGCAGGCCGGTTCCGCCGTGCCCCGGCGGCACTCCGTGCGCGGCCAGGTGCTGGCCGCGCTGCGCCATGCGCTGGTCGGCGGGGAGCTGACCCCGGGCGAGGTCTACTCCGCCCCGGGGCTCGCCGAGCGCTACGGCGTCTCCGCGACCCCGGTCCGCGAGGCCATGCAGCAGCTCGCGGGCGAAGGTGCCGTCGAGGTCGTGCCCAACCGCGGCTTCCGGGTCGCCGAGCGCAGCTCCCGTGACCTCGCCGAGCTGGCCGAGGTCCGGGCGATGCTGGAGGTGCCCGCGGTGGTCCGGCTGGCCCGGGCGCTGCCGCCCGAGCGCTTCGAGGCGCTGCGCCCGCTCGCCGAGGCGGGCGTCGCGGCCGCCGCCCGCGGGGACCGGGTCGGCTACGCCGAGGCCGATTACTCCTTCCATGACGCCCTGATGTCGCTCACCGGCAACCGCCGGCTCACCGAGGTCACCGGCGATCTGCTCCGCCGCGCCCAGTGGCCGCCGGCCGACGGCCCCCGGAGGCGCACGGCCGAGCTGCTGGCCGACGCCTCCGAGCACACGGCACTGCTCGACGCCCTGGTCGCCCAGGAGTACGCGGTGGCCGAGCGGATCGCCCGCGAGCATGTGTCGGTGGCCCGCCACCCGCACTGA